The following proteins come from a genomic window of Andrena cerasifolii isolate SP2316 chromosome 6, iyAndCera1_principal, whole genome shotgun sequence:
- the Etfb gene encoding electron transfer flavoprotein beta subunit codes for MARALVGVKRVIDYAVKIRVKSDRTGVITDGVKHSMNPFDEIAIEEAVRMKEKKLVQEIIAVSCGPSQSQDVIRTALAMGADKGIHVEVSGPEYETLQPIHVSKILAKLAQDEKADLVIVGKQAIDDDSNQTAQMIGGILDWPTGTFCSKIENNNGELTITREVDGGLEVVKVKTPAVLSADLRLNEPRYATLPNIMKAKKKPIKKMTPKDLGVDTTARIDILSVEEPPVRQAGAILPDVDTLIAKLKESGHI; via the exons ATGGCGCGTGCACTTGTAGGTGTAAAGAGAGTTATCGATTATGCAGTTAag aTTCGTGTTAAATCGGATAGGACTGGTGTTATAACGGATGGCGTGAAGCATTCGATGAATCCTTTCGATGAAATTGCGATTGAGGAAGCTGTGCGTATGAAGGAGAAGAAGCTGGTGCAAGAGATAATTGCAGTTTCATGCGGACCGTCGCAGTCCCAAGATGTAATAAGAACTGCGCTCGCAATGGGTGCCGATAAGGGGATCCACGTTGAAGTGTCTGGACCTGAGTACGAGACTCTACAGCCCATTCATGTTTCCAAAATCTTAGCCAAGTTGGCTCAGGACGAAAAAGCAGATTTGGTGATCGTTGGTAAACAAGCCATAGACGACGATAGCAATCAAACTGCTCAGATGATCGGAGGCATTTTAGATTGGCCAACTGGAACGTTCTGCAGCAAA ATTGAAAACAACAATGGTGAATTGACCATCACGCGCGAGGTTGATGGAGGTTTAGAAGTCGTTAAAGTGAAAACACCAGCTGTTTTAAGCGCTGATCTTCGCCTTAATGAACCACGCTATGCTACGTTACCAAATATCATGAAAGCTAAGAAGAAACCAATTAAGAAGATGACACCGAAGGATCTTGGTGTAGATACCACTGCAAGAATTGATATTTTGTCGGTCGAAGAGCCACCAGTTAGACAAGCTGGCGCCATTCTCCCAGATGTTGACACTTTAATTGCGAAGCTAAAGGAAAGCGGGCATATTTAG
- the Epp gene encoding ecdysteroid phosphate phosphatase isoform X1: MATLPPRKNPTPTKISKQHLTPLQTLLQLGFPKHRAEKALAATGHRGIQLASDWLVAHVRDPILDSDTQRQYVLYACPMGALAEQLVRFWSESKELIWNGAHNYVPHITLVSFFNAPDESSEELVNALENIVNQDELPGHVELETYVSPNFMGLFVKETDTEWLKNIAIRYVNKLTSLGISAEPQVKSLHLTLVYQFPSNLYQQLRLMAEKLTPTIPANWELRLYSRDSRLQNAHVHKVTHAHVPREHDELELRVGDYIYIPEGACNTSTDGWVEGVSWLTGISGHLPLNHTKRTAESDSWTLHTTMQLTGNKNKILEKEEIPVVRKPSVLLPNDSTDSPDGIPTTNEPIEASEAPSNPSRQIFICRHGERVDFTFGAWIPYCFESNGSYVRRDLNMPKEIPSRNIQDFQNDSPLTTVGEVQASLVGEAMKSSSIKIDVAFTSPSLRCIQTLAHILKGLDSNIPMKIEPGLIEWLAWYPNGVPVWMTSEELIGAGFNVDESYEPVIKTKELPLRENAAQYYERSYELIKQIIESTVGNILIVAHAASLAACTRQLTGGRVPPAAEVTKLVQRVPYLACLTAREGLDGWQVHPPPFPPITHTSNTRFDWKVLM, encoded by the exons ATGGCGACGTTACCGCCACGGAAAAATCCAACTCCGacgaaaatttcaaaacaacACCTGACCCCGTTGCAAACTCTTTTGCAGCTGGGCTTTCCGAAACACCGAGC GGAGAAAGCATTAGCTGCTACAGGACACCGAGGTATTCAGCTTGCGTCTGATTGGCTCGTAGCTCATGTCAGGGATCCGATCTTGGATTCGGATACACAGAGACAGTATGTTCTCTACGCTTGTCCGATGGGTGCGTTAGCCGAGCAGCTCGTAAGATTTTGGTCGGAGAGCAAAGAACTAATATGGAATGGAGCACATAATTATGTCCCACATATTACGCTTGTGTCATTCTTTAAT GCGCCCGACGAGTCTAGCGAGGAATTGGTGAACGCCCTTGAAAATATAGTTAATCAAGATGAACTACCAGGCCACGTTGAATTAGAGACCTATGTCTCCCCTAATTTTATGGGGCTCTTTGTCAAGGAAACAGACACCGAATGGTTAAAGAACATTGCTATACGTTACGTAAATAAACTTACGAGTTTGGGTATCTCCGCGGAGCCCCAAGTAAAGTCTCTTCATCTGACGTTAGTTTATCAGTTCCCTAGCAACTTGTATCAACAACTTCGTTTAATGGCAGAGAAACTGACGCCCACTATTCCAGCTAATTGGGAGCTTAGATTGTATTCCAGGGATTCTCGGTTACAGAACGCTCATGTTCACAAAGTGACGCATGCTCACGTGCCTAGAGAGCACGACGAATTAGAATTAAGAGTCGGGGATTACATATACATTCCGGAAGGGGCGTGTAATACATCTACAGATGGTTGGGTCGAAGGTGTCTCTTGGTTAACTGGTATTTCGGGCCATCTACCTTTGAACCATACGAAACGCACAGCTGAATCGGATTCGTGGACTTTGCATACCACCATGCAGCTGACCGGCAACAAAAATAAGATTTTGGAGAAGGAAGAGATACCTGTTGTCAGAAAACCATCAGTATTGTTACCAAATGATTCAACCGATAGTCCTGATGGAATACCAACGACTAACGAGCCA ATCGAGGCTTCCGAAGCACCCTCGAATCCCTCGAGACAGATTTTTATATGCCGCCACGGGGAAAGGGTGGATTTCACATTTGGAGCATGGATTCCTTATTGCTTCGAATCGAATGGCTCCTATGTTCGCAGGGACTTGAACATGCCAAAGGAAATACCATCAAGGAACATACAGGACTTCCAAAACGACAGTCCGTTAACAACCGTCGGTGAAGTGCAAGCGAGCTTGGTGGGAGAAGCTATGAAATCATCTAGTATTAAAATAGACGTAGCTTTTACCTCGCCATCGTTAAGATGTATACAGACGTTGGCTCACATTTTGAAAGGATTAGACTCAAACATTCCAATGAAAATAGAGCCGGGCCTAATTGAATGGTTAGCATGGTACCCGAACGGTGTGCCGGTTTGGATGACGTCCGAAGAATTAATAGGGGCTGGCTTTAACGTAGATGAAAGCTACGAGCCAGTTATTAAAACAAAGGAGCTTCCATTGAGAGAGAATGCAGCGCAGTATTACGAACGAAGTTACGAGCTAATCAAACAAATTATCGAGAGCACAGTAGGGAATATTTTAATAGTAGCTCATGCCGCTTCTTTGGCAGCTTGTACTAGACAATTAACAGGTGGCAGAGTACCACCAGCTGCGGAAGTCACTAAATTAGTTCAAAGAGTACCGTATTTAGCGTGCCTGACGGCGCGCGAAGGATTGGATGGGTGGCAAGTTCATCCTCCTCCATTTCCACCTATTACGCATACCAGTAACACTAGATTCGACTGGAAAGTATTAATGTGA
- the Epp gene encoding ecdysteroid phosphate phosphatase isoform X2: protein MSGIRSWIRIHRDSMFSTLVRWAPDESSEELVNALENIVNQDELPGHVELETYVSPNFMGLFVKETDTEWLKNIAIRYVNKLTSLGISAEPQVKSLHLTLVYQFPSNLYQQLRLMAEKLTPTIPANWELRLYSRDSRLQNAHVHKVTHAHVPREHDELELRVGDYIYIPEGACNTSTDGWVEGVSWLTGISGHLPLNHTKRTAESDSWTLHTTMQLTGNKNKILEKEEIPVVRKPSVLLPNDSTDSPDGIPTTNEPIEASEAPSNPSRQIFICRHGERVDFTFGAWIPYCFESNGSYVRRDLNMPKEIPSRNIQDFQNDSPLTTVGEVQASLVGEAMKSSSIKIDVAFTSPSLRCIQTLAHILKGLDSNIPMKIEPGLIEWLAWYPNGVPVWMTSEELIGAGFNVDESYEPVIKTKELPLRENAAQYYERSYELIKQIIESTVGNILIVAHAASLAACTRQLTGGRVPPAAEVTKLVQRVPYLACLTAREGLDGWQVHPPPFPPITHTSNTRFDWKVLM, encoded by the exons ATGTCAGGGATCCGATCTTGGATTCGGATACACAGAGACAGTATGTTCTCTACGCTTGTCCGATGG GCGCCCGACGAGTCTAGCGAGGAATTGGTGAACGCCCTTGAAAATATAGTTAATCAAGATGAACTACCAGGCCACGTTGAATTAGAGACCTATGTCTCCCCTAATTTTATGGGGCTCTTTGTCAAGGAAACAGACACCGAATGGTTAAAGAACATTGCTATACGTTACGTAAATAAACTTACGAGTTTGGGTATCTCCGCGGAGCCCCAAGTAAAGTCTCTTCATCTGACGTTAGTTTATCAGTTCCCTAGCAACTTGTATCAACAACTTCGTTTAATGGCAGAGAAACTGACGCCCACTATTCCAGCTAATTGGGAGCTTAGATTGTATTCCAGGGATTCTCGGTTACAGAACGCTCATGTTCACAAAGTGACGCATGCTCACGTGCCTAGAGAGCACGACGAATTAGAATTAAGAGTCGGGGATTACATATACATTCCGGAAGGGGCGTGTAATACATCTACAGATGGTTGGGTCGAAGGTGTCTCTTGGTTAACTGGTATTTCGGGCCATCTACCTTTGAACCATACGAAACGCACAGCTGAATCGGATTCGTGGACTTTGCATACCACCATGCAGCTGACCGGCAACAAAAATAAGATTTTGGAGAAGGAAGAGATACCTGTTGTCAGAAAACCATCAGTATTGTTACCAAATGATTCAACCGATAGTCCTGATGGAATACCAACGACTAACGAGCCA ATCGAGGCTTCCGAAGCACCCTCGAATCCCTCGAGACAGATTTTTATATGCCGCCACGGGGAAAGGGTGGATTTCACATTTGGAGCATGGATTCCTTATTGCTTCGAATCGAATGGCTCCTATGTTCGCAGGGACTTGAACATGCCAAAGGAAATACCATCAAGGAACATACAGGACTTCCAAAACGACAGTCCGTTAACAACCGTCGGTGAAGTGCAAGCGAGCTTGGTGGGAGAAGCTATGAAATCATCTAGTATTAAAATAGACGTAGCTTTTACCTCGCCATCGTTAAGATGTATACAGACGTTGGCTCACATTTTGAAAGGATTAGACTCAAACATTCCAATGAAAATAGAGCCGGGCCTAATTGAATGGTTAGCATGGTACCCGAACGGTGTGCCGGTTTGGATGACGTCCGAAGAATTAATAGGGGCTGGCTTTAACGTAGATGAAAGCTACGAGCCAGTTATTAAAACAAAGGAGCTTCCATTGAGAGAGAATGCAGCGCAGTATTACGAACGAAGTTACGAGCTAATCAAACAAATTATCGAGAGCACAGTAGGGAATATTTTAATAGTAGCTCATGCCGCTTCTTTGGCAGCTTGTACTAGACAATTAACAGGTGGCAGAGTACCACCAGCTGCGGAAGTCACTAAATTAGTTCAAAGAGTACCGTATTTAGCGTGCCTGACGGCGCGCGAAGGATTGGATGGGTGGCAAGTTCATCCTCCTCCATTTCCACCTATTACGCATACCAGTAACACTAGATTCGACTGGAAAGTATTAATGTGA
- the LOC143369954 gene encoding uncharacterized protein LOC143369954 isoform X1, with the protein MSASALKSTIPGVGTSPTSTSHSILPMNAMAQKVVSGSEPGSMKPLSGTGLSYVTLQPPSQPLSLVQDHRPSVYQTPPYVSSNSEKESDLDKLIPNGVEIMKVETEQTMSAALKQSESNRNNNLSPDNPTQEPQREIQSEQEMTSISLDFPVLCPQLQNKVEEKKTPVNNGSKESDGMPINTTLQTKLSSHKSEEVSVKVESQKSKTASQNVKLAADSSAPSQTSSPPKIEAKITGSPKASKRKSRELKDLKGTPSASDGASKPKRNRIQTQPYQSPLPEIALLVKNLNKPPPSKAADDKLIVFYKNEFLAVRNAEGSFYVCQAMQNIYKSSRRIRIRWLSQDKNNGEIYSPDFYDFIDFDCILTNLNLNKIDKNKFQLTKIELLRTENILKRAIDVEAGVSEKPRVTEEHPDGLDLSLYKDESQLKRRKSHNLHKQKQSLRKKSKRNESSSEDDTAEDEPGKKSPKPTRSKKRTVNKALVIAKSVAKGSSRAERALNRNTKSGNEIAAAMNTTVTTSTTVANTVSSMDATKNNTDVKKSENKKSTKQQSNNNTSGLSRTKQRASAQNTQQSSKAAGRPKRIVATTGILSTEETTSRKKPRGRA; encoded by the exons ATGAGTGCGTCGGCCTTGAAGTCAACGATACCTGGAGTAGGTACCTCTCCGACTTCTACCAGCCATTCTATTCTACCTATGAACGCAATGGCGCAGAAAGTTGTGTCGGGGTCAGAGCCAGGATCTATGAAGCCTTTGTCCGGGACTGGGCTGAGCTACGTTACGTTGCAGCCGCCCAGTCAACCCTTGAGCTTAGTACAAGATCACAGACCTTCTGTGTATCAAACACCGCCTTACGTAAGCAGCAATTCTGAAAAGGAATCGGACCTGGATAAATTAATCCCCAATGGAGTAGAAATTATGAAAGTGGAGACCGAGCAGACGATGTCCGCTGCTCTGAAGCAAAGCGAATCTAATAGAAATAACAATTTAAGTCCGGATAATCCTACCCAGGAACCTCAAAGGGAGATTCAATCGGAGCAAGAGATGACATCTATTAGTCTAGATTTTCCTG TATTATGTCCACAACTGCAAAATAAAGTTGAAGAGAAGAAAACTCCTGTAAATAATGGTTCGAAAGAATCCGATGGAATGCCAATCAATACAACTTTACAAACAAAACTATCTTCGCACAAATCAGAGGAGGTATCAGTGAAAGTTGAGAGTCAGAAGTCAAAGACTGCGTCTCAAAATGTGAAGCTTGCGGCAGACAGCTCTGCGCCGTCGCAAACGAGTAGTCCGCCAAAGATCGAAGCGAAGATCACTGGTTCGCCGAAGGCAAGTAAAAGGAAATCTAGAGAATTAAAGGATTTGAAAGGGACGCCTTCAGCTTCGGACGGTGCAAGTAAGCCAAAAAGAAATCGAATTCAAACACAGCCTTATCAAAGCCCATTACCAGAGATCGCCCTCCTTGTCAAGAATTTGAACAAGCCCCCGCCATCGAAAGCGGCCGATGACAAACTTATAGTGTTCTATAA AAATGAATTTTTGGCTGTGAGAAATGCGGAGGGAAGCTTTTATGTGTGTCAAGCAATGCAAAATATATATAAGTCAAGCAGACGAATTCGTATACGTTGGCTTTCTCAAGATAAAAATAACGGAGaaatatattcgccagatttttatGATTTCATAg ATTTCGATTGTATATTAACGAAtctgaatttgaacaaaatcgataaaaacaaatttcaactAACCAAGATAGAACTATTGCGTACGGAGAATATTTTGAAAAGAGCCATTGACGTCGAGGCTGGAGTATCCGAGAAGCCTAGAGTAACAGAAGAGCATCCGGATGGAC TTGACCTTTCGCTTTACAAAGATGAGTCACAGCTAAAGAGAAGAAAAAGTCACAACCTACACAAACAGAAGCAAAGTTTACGTAAGAAATCAAAACGAAATGAGAGCTCCTCTGAGGACGATACCGCCGAGGATGAGCCAGGAAAGAAGTCACCTAAACCGACTCGCTCTAAGAAGCGAACAGTTAACAAAGCATTAGTAATTGCTAAGTCTGTCGCAAAGGGATCCAGTAGAGCAGAGAGAGCATTAAACAGAAACACAAAGTCTGGGAATGAAATCGCTGCTGCTATGAATACTACCGTAACCACCAGTACTACGGTTGCCAATACAGTTTCATCCATGGATGCTACTAAAAACAATACTGACGTTAAGAAGagtgaaaataaaaagagcacGAAACAACAGAGTAACAATAACACAAGTGGACTTTCAAGGACGAAGCAACGTG CATCTGCGCAAAACACACAACAGAGTAGCAAAGCAGCAGGGCGTCCGAAACGTATAGTTGCTACCACAGGTATTCTGTCAACCGAGGAAACAACTTCTCGAAAAAAGCCACGTGGACGAGCATAA
- the LOC143369954 gene encoding uncharacterized protein LOC143369954 isoform X2: protein MSASALKSTIPGVGTSPTSTSHSILPMNAMAQKVVSGSEPGSMKPLSGTGLSYVTLQPPSQPLSLVQDHRPSVYQTPPYVSSNSEKESDLDKLIPNGVEIMKVETEQTMSAALKQSESNRNNNLSPDNPTQEPQREIQSEQEMTSISLDFPVLCPQLQNKVEEKKTPVNNGSKESDGMPINTTLQTKLSSHKSEEVSVKVESQKSKTASQNVKLAADSSAPSQTSSPPKIEAKITGSPKASKRKSRELKDLKGTPSASDGASKPKRNRIQTQPYQSPLPEIALLVKNLNKPPPSKAADDKLIVFYKNEFLAVRNAEGSFYVCQAMQNIYKSSRRIRIRWLSQDKNNGEIYSPDFYDFIDFDCILTNLNLNKIDKNKFQLTKIELLRTENILKRAIDVEAGVSEKPRVTEEHPDGLDLSLYKDESQLKRRKSHNLHKQKQSLRKKSKRNESSSEDDTAEDEPGKKSPKPTRSKKRTVNKALVIAKSVAKGSSRAERALNRNTKSGNEIAAAMNTTVTTSTTVANTVSSMDATKNNTDVKKSENKKSTKQQSNNNTSGLSRTKQRE from the exons ATGAGTGCGTCGGCCTTGAAGTCAACGATACCTGGAGTAGGTACCTCTCCGACTTCTACCAGCCATTCTATTCTACCTATGAACGCAATGGCGCAGAAAGTTGTGTCGGGGTCAGAGCCAGGATCTATGAAGCCTTTGTCCGGGACTGGGCTGAGCTACGTTACGTTGCAGCCGCCCAGTCAACCCTTGAGCTTAGTACAAGATCACAGACCTTCTGTGTATCAAACACCGCCTTACGTAAGCAGCAATTCTGAAAAGGAATCGGACCTGGATAAATTAATCCCCAATGGAGTAGAAATTATGAAAGTGGAGACCGAGCAGACGATGTCCGCTGCTCTGAAGCAAAGCGAATCTAATAGAAATAACAATTTAAGTCCGGATAATCCTACCCAGGAACCTCAAAGGGAGATTCAATCGGAGCAAGAGATGACATCTATTAGTCTAGATTTTCCTG TATTATGTCCACAACTGCAAAATAAAGTTGAAGAGAAGAAAACTCCTGTAAATAATGGTTCGAAAGAATCCGATGGAATGCCAATCAATACAACTTTACAAACAAAACTATCTTCGCACAAATCAGAGGAGGTATCAGTGAAAGTTGAGAGTCAGAAGTCAAAGACTGCGTCTCAAAATGTGAAGCTTGCGGCAGACAGCTCTGCGCCGTCGCAAACGAGTAGTCCGCCAAAGATCGAAGCGAAGATCACTGGTTCGCCGAAGGCAAGTAAAAGGAAATCTAGAGAATTAAAGGATTTGAAAGGGACGCCTTCAGCTTCGGACGGTGCAAGTAAGCCAAAAAGAAATCGAATTCAAACACAGCCTTATCAAAGCCCATTACCAGAGATCGCCCTCCTTGTCAAGAATTTGAACAAGCCCCCGCCATCGAAAGCGGCCGATGACAAACTTATAGTGTTCTATAA AAATGAATTTTTGGCTGTGAGAAATGCGGAGGGAAGCTTTTATGTGTGTCAAGCAATGCAAAATATATATAAGTCAAGCAGACGAATTCGTATACGTTGGCTTTCTCAAGATAAAAATAACGGAGaaatatattcgccagatttttatGATTTCATAg ATTTCGATTGTATATTAACGAAtctgaatttgaacaaaatcgataaaaacaaatttcaactAACCAAGATAGAACTATTGCGTACGGAGAATATTTTGAAAAGAGCCATTGACGTCGAGGCTGGAGTATCCGAGAAGCCTAGAGTAACAGAAGAGCATCCGGATGGAC TTGACCTTTCGCTTTACAAAGATGAGTCACAGCTAAAGAGAAGAAAAAGTCACAACCTACACAAACAGAAGCAAAGTTTACGTAAGAAATCAAAACGAAATGAGAGCTCCTCTGAGGACGATACCGCCGAGGATGAGCCAGGAAAGAAGTCACCTAAACCGACTCGCTCTAAGAAGCGAACAGTTAACAAAGCATTAGTAATTGCTAAGTCTGTCGCAAAGGGATCCAGTAGAGCAGAGAGAGCATTAAACAGAAACACAAAGTCTGGGAATGAAATCGCTGCTGCTATGAATACTACCGTAACCACCAGTACTACGGTTGCCAATACAGTTTCATCCATGGATGCTACTAAAAACAATACTGACGTTAAGAAGagtgaaaataaaaagagcacGAAACAACAGAGTAACAATAACACAAGTGGACTTTCAAGGACGAAGCAACGTG AGTAG